In a genomic window of Candidatus Thiothrix sulfatifontis:
- a CDS encoding PH domain-containing protein produces the protein MLGMSGIYGSRRLTSAPMGIVRVLTIASVIFLPLNLVVLALGIALLVVVITGLLSVAGAMLSFFDYSLVQRGERYIQRCGLFTRHEVSMKLSRLQWVQLQQSWLDRVFGRCNVHFEQIQAPRADSAEAGRITGSCRYTAGCAGVAGRGVARAAFSWGGCFSRLIGVF, from the coding sequence ATGCTAGGCATGTCGGGGATCTACGGTTCTCGGCGACTAACCAGCGCACCGATGGGAATCGTTCGGGTATTGACGATTGCCTCCGTTATTTTTCTGCCACTGAATCTGGTCGTGCTGGCGCTGGGTATTGCGTTGTTGGTGGTGGTGATCACGGGGTTGTTGTCGGTCGCTGGTGCGATGTTGAGCTTTTTTGATTACAGCTTGGTGCAGCGGGGCGAGCGTTATATCCAGCGCTGCGGCTTATTCACCCGCCACGAAGTGAGTATGAAACTGTCACGCTTGCAATGGGTGCAGTTGCAACAAAGTTGGCTGGATCGTGTGTTTGGGCGCTGCAATGTGCATTTCGAGCAAATTCAAGCACCACGGGCTGATTCAGCCGAAGCAGGGCGGATTACTGGTTCCTGCCGTTACACCGCTGGATGCGCAGGCGTTGCTGGCAGAGGCGTTGCCAGAGCAGCGTTTAGCTGGGGTGGTTGTTTCAGCCGATTGATTGGCGTTTTTTAA